TCAATATTATTTTAAAAGCATTAAAAGGGATAGAATTTGGAACGATTCAGATTACGATTCATGAAGGACAAATTGTGCAAATTGATCAAACGATGAAACAAAGATTTCCGTTAGAAAAAAAATAATTTTTTGCTGACCGGACGTCCGGAGGCGATAGATTTCTCTTAGCTAGTTCAAAAATCTCCTAAACTTTTGGATCGGT
The sequence above is drawn from the Oikeobacillus pervagus genome and encodes:
- a CDS encoding YezD family protein, with the translated sequence MGNPSLKDTEKVNIILKALKGIEFGTIQITIHEGQIVQIDQTMKQRFPLEKK